Proteins encoded in a region of the Rhizophagus irregularis chromosome 24, complete sequence genome:
- a CDS encoding uncharacterized protein (SECRETED:cutsite_IYG-CH; SECRETED:prob_0.6667); SECRETED:SignalP(1-24): MNQKYLIALIVVFFFLVHVEKIYGCHPSGQGCRDNGCGAKIIDANLLPNKNLNITIVVSGDNPVEGIGHFTMQDDTNNSWRFLKKAEIR; this comes from the exons ATGAATCAGAAATACTTAATTGCTTTGAtagttgtattttttttccttgtacatgttgaaaaaatttatggatgCCATCCTAGTGGGCAGGGTTGTAGAGACAATG GTTGTGGTGCCAAGATTATAGATGCTAATTTGTTACCAAATAAAAATCTCAATATTACAATTGTTGTTAGCGGAGACAACCCTGTAGAAGGAATTGGCCACTTTACCATGCAGGATGATACTAACAACTCGTggagatttttaaaaaaagccgAAATTCGTTAA
- a CDS encoding uncharacterized protein (SECRETED:cutsite_VYA-DH; SECRETED:prob_0.8954); SECRETED:SignalP(1-27): protein MKSSVSFTIIVAIIFIQALTPFTEVYADHTVWIHNKVTAGTWTNAATVLENKKGDFDWHGDAGAIDIEGDWAHRGYSLNVPDNVKSYWLAFRVAASTEDDKWRGPFNNDGDKCWHFHGTIDSWNVFEC from the exons ATGAAGTCTTCCGTTTCTTTTACCATAATCGTCGCAATCATTTTTATCCAAGCCTTAACGCCGTTCACTGAAG TGTATGCGGACCATACCGTATGGATACATAACAAGGTAACTGCTGGTACATGGACTAATGCTGCAACCGtcttagaaaataaaaaaggggACTTTGATTGGCATGGTGATGCTGGTGCAATTGACATAGAGGGCGATTGGGCTCACAGAGGTTATAGCTTGAATGTTCCTGATAATGTGAAATCATATTGGCTTGCTTTTAGAGTTGCTGCGTCTACTGAAGATGATAAATGGCGCGGCCCATTCAATAATGATGGGGATAAATGTTGGCACTTTCATGGTACTATAGATTCTTGGAATGTATTCGAATGTTAA